Proteins encoded together in one Bacteroidota bacterium window:
- the rnr gene encoding ribonuclease R: protein MSIKKSKKTGKTDKKERLKGNTFINAVVSVFINNPFNGFNFRQVAKFLGAQDKASKELIKNILFELEEDEQIIQISRGKYQRHPNLVTDHISKTTITGIVDMKQTGKAYIITEELGEDVYIASNNTYHALHGDKVRVRLFPKRKDRKLEGQIIEVISRSKVHIVGIIQATSKFAFVIPDNVSVPVDLYIPLEKLHGARNGEKVIARITEWPEQSNNPFGEIIEILGQPGNNDVEMNAILAEYNFPLRFPNPVIKEAENFSESIPDEEIKKRKDFRNVITITIDPEDAKDFDDALSLRRIDNDTWEVGIHIADVSWYVRKDSVLDEEAFLRGTSVYLVDRTIPMLPEKLSNNICSLQPGKDKLCFSAVFIMDDDANILNEWFGKTVINSNCRFNYNEVQKIIEGDNGDFKEEIMILHDLASKLREERFKKGSINFKTTEVKFRLDENGKPLETYIKEQKESNFLIEDFMLLANKKVAEKIGKIKGKSVPKTFVYRIHDKPSPEKLNDFVELVRKLGYSMNTGSRKGLATSFNNLFRQIEGKGEENMIETIAIRTMAKAIYSTQNIGHYGLGFDYYSHFTSPIRRYPDLMTHRLLYAYLNGQPSVDATVLEEKCDHSSDMEKKAVEAERASVKYKQAEYLSDKIGQEFNGLISGISKWGIFVELEGSKCEGRVAMKDMLDDFYYLDDENYRVIGRKYRKEYKLGDPVRVIVKEINLSRKQMDFELVEKD, encoded by the coding sequence ATGAGCATAAAGAAATCAAAAAAAACCGGTAAAACCGATAAAAAAGAACGGTTGAAAGGGAATACTTTCATTAATGCGGTAGTATCTGTTTTTATTAACAATCCCTTCAATGGCTTCAACTTCCGTCAGGTTGCCAAATTCTTGGGAGCCCAAGATAAAGCCAGTAAAGAACTTATTAAAAATATTCTGTTTGAACTTGAAGAGGATGAACAGATCATCCAGATCAGCCGCGGAAAATACCAACGCCATCCCAACCTTGTCACCGACCATATCTCCAAAACCACCATAACTGGTATTGTTGATATGAAACAAACCGGAAAGGCATACATAATAACCGAAGAGCTGGGTGAAGACGTTTATATAGCATCTAATAATACTTACCATGCCCTTCATGGAGACAAAGTCAGGGTGCGTTTGTTCCCCAAACGTAAAGATCGTAAGCTTGAAGGGCAGATAATTGAAGTCATTTCCAGATCAAAAGTGCATATTGTCGGGATTATACAGGCAACCTCAAAGTTTGCCTTTGTGATACCTGATAACGTGTCAGTACCGGTCGATCTGTATATCCCTCTTGAGAAACTGCATGGTGCACGAAACGGGGAAAAAGTCATCGCACGCATCACCGAATGGCCCGAGCAATCCAATAATCCTTTTGGAGAAATCATCGAAATTTTAGGTCAGCCCGGAAATAATGACGTGGAAATGAACGCCATACTGGCAGAATACAATTTCCCGCTCAGATTTCCGAATCCTGTCATTAAGGAAGCTGAAAATTTTTCTGAATCCATACCTGATGAAGAGATCAAAAAAAGAAAAGATTTCCGCAACGTCATCACCATTACTATTGACCCTGAAGACGCCAAAGACTTTGATGATGCCCTGTCGCTCCGGCGTATCGACAATGACACATGGGAGGTAGGTATTCACATAGCAGATGTTTCCTGGTATGTCCGAAAGGATTCTGTTCTTGATGAGGAAGCCTTCCTCCGTGGCACATCGGTCTACCTCGTCGACAGAACAATACCTATGTTGCCTGAAAAGCTGTCAAATAACATTTGTTCCCTGCAGCCCGGAAAAGATAAACTCTGCTTCTCTGCTGTTTTCATCATGGATGATGATGCGAACATCCTCAATGAGTGGTTTGGTAAAACCGTCATCAACTCCAACTGCCGGTTTAACTATAATGAAGTTCAGAAAATCATTGAGGGTGATAATGGTGATTTCAAAGAAGAAATTATGATCCTTCATGACCTGGCATCGAAACTCAGGGAAGAACGCTTTAAAAAAGGATCAATCAACTTCAAGACCACAGAAGTGAAATTCAGGCTTGATGAGAATGGGAAACCCCTTGAAACGTATATTAAGGAACAAAAGGAATCAAATTTCCTCATCGAGGATTTTATGTTGCTGGCTAACAAAAAAGTCGCAGAAAAAATTGGAAAGATTAAAGGTAAGTCCGTCCCAAAAACTTTCGTATACCGCATTCATGATAAGCCCAGTCCTGAGAAACTGAATGACTTCGTAGAACTGGTGCGGAAACTTGGTTATTCGATGAATACCGGCTCCAGAAAAGGACTGGCCACTTCATTCAATAACCTCTTCCGCCAGATAGAGGGCAAAGGTGAAGAAAATATGATTGAAACCATTGCCATTCGTACTATGGCTAAAGCTATTTATTCTACCCAGAACATTGGTCATTATGGTCTTGGATTCGACTATTATTCCCACTTCACGTCTCCTATACGACGGTATCCCGATCTGATGACACATCGCCTGCTGTATGCTTATTTAAACGGACAACCCAGCGTGGATGCTACCGTCTTAGAGGAGAAATGTGATCACTCTTCCGATATGGAAAAAAAAGCTGTCGAAGCCGAACGGGCCTCGGTAAAATACAAACAGGCTGAATACCTCTCCGATAAGATAGGACAAGAATTTAACGGTCTTATATCCGGCATAAGCAAATGGGGCATATTCGTCGAACTGGAAGGTAGCAAATGCGAGGGCAGAGTGGCTATGAAAGACATGCTCGACGACTTTTATTACCTCGATGACGAAAATTACCGCGTCATCGGACGAAAATACCGGAAAGAATATAAACTGGGCGACCCCGTGAGGGTGATTGTTAAAGAAATTAACCTTTCAAGGAAACAGATGGATTTTGAACTCGTAGAAAAGGATTAG
- a CDS encoding YihY/virulence factor BrkB family protein produces MKRLKAYLLWILNFLQKEIWRIPLKALPRRKSFLFRQIRMLLIVAKGLQEERISSRASALTYFSLLAFVPVLAILFGIFKGFGIEKYLEKLIYANFSFQKEVIDQIVLTAKQALESASGEIVAGIGLIILLWAVIRVLSVIEQTFNDIWQVKKSRGMARKFSDYFALLLLAPMMMILASSSTVYLTTRISTLSGRSEFVEYVGDVALFLLQLAPYVLIWILLTILYMVIPNTRVKFKSALLAGIVAGTLFQVVQWIYIRFQIGVTSYNAIYGSFAALPLFLLWLQTSWYIVLLGAEISYANQNVEKFDYEMGHSTISHSYSRLLSLLIAHRIIRNFVEGKKPMSINEIAHALDIPVRIASTLTYELAECGIFSETYTSEYKERAYQPARDINTMTVQSIVEILDRKGEDHIPVPLSKEYARLKEATAAFRHDLENHPENVLLKDL; encoded by the coding sequence ATGAAAAGACTTAAGGCATATTTGTTATGGATTCTGAATTTTCTGCAAAAAGAGATATGGAGAATTCCTCTTAAAGCCTTACCGCGGCGGAAATCATTCCTCTTCAGACAGATACGCATGCTCCTCATTGTGGCCAAAGGCCTGCAGGAAGAGCGTATCTCCTCTAGAGCATCGGCATTAACTTACTTTTCCCTCCTAGCCTTCGTTCCTGTGCTGGCCATTTTATTTGGAATCTTCAAAGGTTTTGGCATTGAAAAATACCTCGAAAAATTAATTTATGCCAACTTCTCATTCCAGAAAGAGGTGATCGATCAGATCGTTCTGACAGCTAAACAGGCTCTGGAAAGTGCCAGCGGTGAGATTGTCGCCGGTATAGGCCTGATCATTCTTTTATGGGCCGTTATCAGGGTGCTGAGCGTCATTGAACAAACATTCAATGATATCTGGCAGGTGAAAAAATCACGGGGAATGGCCCGCAAATTCAGTGACTATTTTGCCCTTCTCCTACTGGCGCCAATGATGATGATCCTCGCTAGCAGTTCAACTGTTTACCTCACAACACGTATTAGTACCCTTTCAGGACGCTCTGAATTCGTAGAATATGTCGGAGATGTGGCACTTTTTCTTCTTCAACTGGCTCCCTATGTCCTTATATGGATATTGCTCACCATCCTCTATATGGTCATTCCCAATACAAGAGTGAAGTTTAAATCCGCTCTCCTGGCAGGAATTGTCGCCGGAACCCTATTCCAGGTCGTGCAATGGATATATATCAGATTCCAGATCGGCGTCACAAGCTATAATGCCATTTACGGGAGCTTCGCCGCTCTGCCCCTGTTCCTCCTGTGGTTGCAGACTAGCTGGTATATTGTCCTCCTCGGAGCGGAGATATCCTATGCCAATCAGAATGTCGAAAAATTTGATTACGAAATGGGACATTCCACCATCAGTCACTCTTACAGCCGATTGTTATCACTGCTGATAGCGCACCGGATCATCAGAAACTTTGTGGAAGGGAAAAAACCGATGTCCATTAACGAAATTGCTCATGCACTGGATATACCGGTCCGTATCGCCAGCACCCTGACATATGAACTGGCAGAGTGCGGGATCTTCTCCGAAACCTATACATCAGAATATAAAGAACGTGCCTATCAGCCGGCAAGAGATATCAACACCATGACAGTCCAGTCCATAGTGGAAATTCTTGATAGAAAAGGTGAAGATCACATTCCAGTGCCATTATCAAAAGAATATGCCCGTCTTAAGGAGGCGACTGCTGCATTCCGCCATGATCTCGAAAACCATCCGGAGAATGTCCTGCTGAAAGATTTATAG
- a CDS encoding TonB family protein — translation METKIFSIQKFRMFLLIIIGIFSISSSVFSQGGFIGVYMPDTTDRTLSPYFFVKSDDPALDQLPMKSTSAVVDIAGVIADVKVTQIYRNEGKNVLEAVYIFPASTRAAVYSMKMTIGERTIEAKIEERQKARQDYEEAKNDGKSASLLEEERPNVFRMNVANILPGDEIKVEMCYTELLIPDKGVYEFMYPTVVGPRYSNILKEEAPANENWIANPYTHKGEKPSYSFNISLNIQSGMAIREVRCTSHQVDIGYPDTRSAAIKLNPGDQSRGNKDFILQYRLAGDKIESGLLLFEGEDEKFFLAMVQPPAKVTESQIPPREYIFIMDVSGSMNGYPLDISKKLMKDLLSNLRPGDQFNVMLFSGGSRVLSEYPLPVTPENIHNAIDLIDLSDGGGGTEIVPALKRAFELNRSENFARSYIIATDGFVTVEREVFDLIRTNLSNANFFAFGIGSSVNRYFIEGIAHAGMGVPFIVTNPAETDQQVKKFREYIGTPVMSHIKVTYTGFDVYDVEPLSIPDVLAQRPVIIFGKWKGTAGGKIDLTGLTANMCFTYTIDVKNSSPSANNRALKYLWARERIRLLDDYSGADNADNERDKEILDLGLKYNLLTRYTSFVAIDKEVRNTDGKVTTVKQPLPMPEGVSDYAIGFESGSGSAGIMKCVGGIAAPMLQEATGMFTAGRSRDYGNVSHGSEETEDSDMLYTITEQMPSFSKDRLTFDEYIRQNMVYPWPAREQGIEGTVTVLFIVEKDGSVTNIEVTGSLGYGCDEEAIRLIKMTSGSWEPGIDNGKPVRVQKTVLVEFGL, via the coding sequence AGTGATGATCCGGCATTGGATCAGTTACCAATGAAATCTACCTCTGCGGTTGTTGACATAGCCGGAGTTATTGCTGATGTAAAGGTCACCCAGATTTACCGTAATGAAGGAAAGAATGTTCTGGAGGCGGTTTATATCTTTCCTGCATCCACGCGTGCTGCGGTTTACAGCATGAAGATGACGATAGGAGAGCGCACGATTGAAGCAAAAATAGAAGAACGGCAAAAAGCCCGGCAGGATTACGAGGAGGCAAAGAATGACGGTAAAAGTGCTTCCCTGCTCGAAGAGGAACGACCAAATGTTTTCCGGATGAATGTAGCCAATATCCTGCCTGGTGATGAGATAAAAGTGGAAATGTGCTACACGGAACTGCTGATACCTGATAAGGGAGTATATGAGTTTATGTATCCAACAGTTGTCGGACCGCGCTATTCAAATATCCTGAAAGAAGAGGCTCCGGCAAATGAGAACTGGATTGCCAATCCATACACTCATAAGGGTGAGAAACCAAGTTATAGTTTTAATATCTCATTGAATATTCAGTCAGGTATGGCTATCAGGGAGGTTCGGTGCACATCACACCAGGTGGATATCGGTTACCCGGATACCAGATCAGCAGCAATTAAATTAAATCCTGGTGATCAGTCCCGTGGTAATAAAGATTTCATCCTGCAGTACAGGCTGGCAGGAGATAAAATCGAGTCGGGATTGCTTTTATTTGAGGGTGAAGACGAGAAATTTTTTCTTGCCATGGTGCAACCTCCGGCAAAGGTCACTGAAAGTCAAATCCCTCCGAGGGAATACATTTTTATTATGGATGTATCAGGATCAATGAATGGCTATCCACTGGATATCTCCAAAAAACTGATGAAGGACTTACTCAGCAATCTCCGGCCGGGAGACCAGTTCAATGTCATGTTGTTTTCGGGCGGGTCCAGAGTATTATCCGAATATCCATTGCCTGTTACACCTGAAAATATCCATAATGCTATTGACCTTATCGATCTGTCAGACGGAGGTGGCGGCACGGAGATCGTTCCGGCTTTAAAGCGGGCTTTTGAATTAAACAGGTCCGAAAACTTTGCGCGGAGTTATATTATCGCTACCGATGGTTTTGTCACCGTGGAAAGGGAAGTGTTCGACCTGATCAGGACAAACCTTTCCAATGCCAATTTTTTTGCCTTTGGCATTGGCAGTTCTGTGAACAGGTATTTTATTGAAGGCATTGCGCATGCAGGCATGGGAGTACCCTTTATCGTCACCAATCCGGCTGAAACCGATCAACAGGTTAAGAAGTTCAGGGAATATATCGGAACTCCGGTAATGAGTCATATAAAAGTTACCTATACGGGTTTTGATGTATATGATGTCGAACCCCTGTCAATTCCCGATGTGTTAGCTCAACGGCCTGTCATTATTTTTGGAAAATGGAAAGGAACAGCGGGAGGGAAGATCGATTTAACGGGATTAACAGCCAATATGTGTTTTACATATACGATAGATGTTAAAAATTCCAGCCCCTCAGCCAATAACCGGGCATTGAAGTATTTATGGGCAAGGGAAAGAATACGCTTACTGGATGATTATTCAGGTGCAGACAATGCTGATAATGAACGTGATAAAGAAATATTGGATTTAGGATTGAAATATAATTTGCTTACAAGGTATACGTCGTTTGTGGCTATTGACAAAGAGGTAAGAAATACCGATGGTAAGGTCACTACTGTAAAACAACCATTGCCAATGCCCGAAGGAGTGAGTGATTATGCGATCGGTTTTGAGAGTGGCTCCGGATCAGCCGGAATAATGAAATGTGTGGGTGGTATAGCAGCGCCAATGCTTCAAGAGGCAACTGGGATGTTTACTGCAGGTAGAAGCAGGGACTACGGGAATGTCAGCCATGGCAGTGAAGAAACTGAAGATTCAGACATGCTATATACAATTACTGAACAGATGCCCTCATTCAGCAAAGATAGGCTGACATTTGATGAATACATCCGTCAAAACATGGTTTATCCCTGGCCGGCAAGGGAACAGGGCATTGAAGGTACGGTTACTGTCCTTTTCATAGTTGAAAAGGATGGTTCTGTTACCAATATTGAAGTGACAGGAAGCCTGGGCTATGGGTGTGATGAGGAGGCAATACGGCTGATAAAAATGACAAGTGGATCCTGGGAGCCGGGAATAGACAATGGAAAACCGGTGAGGGTGCAAAAAACAGTATTAGTGGAGTTTGGTTTATAA
- a CDS encoding histidine kinase, with the protein MRSQVNPHFLFNTLNNIYSLVYRKSDDAPEAVMRLSGIMRYMLYDSNTDKVLLEKEIEYLKSFIELQKLRIKNKDFVGFNIRGTVEGRTIAPMLLIPFVENAFKHGSKRVSSPGIMINLIIEQQKIIFEVVNYVRQGSMANKDKGKGIGLQNIQRRLELMYPDKHLLEISQDEELYLVKLVIVN; encoded by the coding sequence CTGCGATCACAGGTGAATCCGCATTTCCTGTTCAACACCCTTAACAATATTTACTCTTTGGTGTACCGGAAGTCGGATGATGCACCGGAAGCAGTGATGAGACTTTCGGGCATCATGCGTTACATGCTCTATGATTCCAACACGGATAAAGTATTGCTCGAAAAGGAGATCGAGTACCTGAAAAGTTTCATTGAGCTTCAGAAGCTGCGTATCAAAAATAAGGATTTTGTCGGATTCAATATACGGGGAACTGTCGAAGGCCGGACCATCGCTCCGATGCTGCTGATACCATTTGTGGAAAATGCTTTCAAACATGGAAGTAAAAGAGTCAGCTCACCCGGCATCATGATCAATTTGATCATTGAACAACAAAAGATTATCTTTGAAGTTGTGAATTATGTCAGGCAGGGCAGTATGGCAAATAAGGATAAAGGAAAAGGGATTGGATTACAGAATATACAAAGACGACTGGAACTGATGTACCCTGATAAACATCTGCTGGAGATAAGCCAGGACGAAGAATTATACCTTGTTAAACTGGTTATTGTGAACTAA
- a CDS encoding LytTR family DNA-binding domain-containing protein: MKITCIAIDDEPLALDIIKDYCSRVPFLNILKTFDSALESIDFIRNNKIDLLFLDIQMEELTGIQLLNILKQKPLVIFTTAHDTYALHGFELDVVDYLLKPISFERFLKAVDKVYEKIQLSALVKTEAINTHSVSPKEDYFFVKTEFRFEKIHFSEILYIEGMGDYLRIFTQTKKIMTLQNFQKMEEMLPPNNFCRVHKSYIVALDKIDSIERNRIKISDRIIPISESYKKTFFDFLEKRKL, encoded by the coding sequence ATGAAAATCACTTGCATTGCCATCGACGATGAGCCCCTGGCTCTGGATATCATTAAGGACTATTGCAGTAGGGTTCCTTTTCTGAATATCCTGAAAACATTTGATTCGGCCCTCGAATCCATTGACTTTATAAGAAATAATAAAATCGATCTGTTATTCCTGGATATCCAGATGGAAGAACTTACTGGCATTCAGCTATTGAATATCCTTAAACAAAAACCACTGGTGATCTTCACAACAGCTCACGACACCTATGCCCTCCATGGATTCGAACTGGATGTGGTTGATTACCTGCTGAAACCCATCTCTTTCGAACGTTTTTTAAAAGCTGTGGATAAAGTGTATGAAAAAATACAGCTGTCCGCCTTGGTCAAGACCGAAGCCATTAATACACACTCTGTAAGCCCTAAAGAAGATTACTTCTTTGTTAAAACCGAATTCCGTTTTGAAAAAATACACTTCTCCGAGATCCTTTATATCGAAGGTATGGGCGATTATCTGAGGATTTTTACCCAGACAAAAAAGATTATGACTCTGCAGAACTTCCAAAAAATGGAGGAAATGCTGCCCCCGAATAATTTTTGCCGTGTACATAAATCCTATATCGTCGCACTGGATAAAATAGACAGCATTGAACGCAACCGCATTAAAATCAGCGACAGGATAATCCCTATCAGTGAATCCTATAAAAAGACCTTCTTTGATTTCCTTGAAAAAAGAAAACTTTAA